From a region of the Synergistaceae bacterium genome:
- the rplW gene encoding 50S ribosomal protein L23, whose protein sequence is MNLVAHDIIIRPIITEKSSAMMEHNKYTFEVHRSANKIQIREAVEQIFKVKVLSVNTMNVPSKPKRMGAFIGKTRSWKKAIVSLPEGQRIEFFEGASI, encoded by the coding sequence ATGAATCTGGTTGCCCATGACATTATCATCCGGCCGATCATAACGGAGAAAAGCAGCGCCATGATGGAGCACAACAAGTACACCTTCGAAGTGCACAGGAGCGCCAACAAAATCCAGATTCGAGAGGCCGTGGAACAGATTTTCAAAGTGAAGGTTCTGAGCGTCAACACGATGAACGTTCCTTCCAAGCCCAAGCGAATGGGCGCTTTCATTGGAAAGACGCGTTCCTGGAAAAAGGCCATTGTGTCCTTGCCCGAGGGGCAGCGCATCGAATTTTTCGAGGGCGCCAGTATCTAG